A window of Acinetobacter sp. TR3 contains these coding sequences:
- the gigA gene encoding RsbU family protein phosphatase GigA yields the protein MYFIQPTRSISYLDQALNELPSLQIIHIDDLDLYDQTIIAIADVQDFLKYQWKLPTIVLAFEHEGTALAQAWEMGALAGWIWSELPKNPVHSLFKIDAQYKRNQDSRDLPSAAELQKRLLPNPIELPNYQFESFFQPSAYLSGDWYDYWRLNDDEVLFYLADVSGHGVTSSLLTSWMAAFHGRSKTPSQLIQKLNAMLVQENIEKHITMVAGILNLATHEVCWSSAGHYPPPIIFEPNQPPQILTTSSFPLGLTEELEVEEHCCTLSRNARFILCSDGALEPFDGGLNDQFNQLVEHLQHDAFKAPDHVADDIAILSIRRMN from the coding sequence ATGTATTTTATTCAACCCACACGCTCAATATCTTATTTAGACCAAGCACTAAATGAGTTACCGAGTTTACAAATCATTCATATTGATGATTTAGATTTGTATGATCAAACGATAATTGCTATTGCCGATGTACAAGATTTTTTAAAATACCAATGGAAATTGCCTACAATTGTTCTTGCTTTTGAACATGAAGGAACTGCATTAGCTCAAGCATGGGAAATGGGTGCGTTGGCAGGATGGATTTGGAGTGAATTACCCAAAAATCCTGTTCATTCATTATTTAAGATTGATGCACAGTATAAGCGTAATCAAGATAGTAGAGATTTACCTTCTGCCGCAGAACTACAAAAAAGATTATTACCAAACCCGATCGAATTACCAAACTATCAATTTGAATCATTTTTTCAGCCTTCAGCTTATCTGTCAGGAGATTGGTATGATTACTGGAGATTAAATGATGATGAAGTCTTGTTTTATTTAGCAGATGTTTCAGGTCATGGGGTAACAAGTAGTTTACTGACATCTTGGATGGCGGCATTTCATGGCCGATCAAAAACACCTAGTCAATTGATTCAAAAACTAAATGCAATGTTAGTACAAGAAAATATTGAAAAGCATATTACTATGGTGGCGGGAATATTAAACTTAGCAACTCATGAAGTATGTTGGTCTAGCGCTGGTCACTACCCTCCTCCAATTATTTTTGAGCCCAACCAACCTCCACAAATCCTTACAACAAGTAGCTTTCCATTAGGTCTTACTGAAGAGCTAGAAGTTGAAGAACATTGTTGTACATTGAGTCGTAATGCTCGTTTTATATTATGTTCTGATGGTGCACTTGAACCATTTGATGGCGGTTTGAATGATCAATTTAATCAATTGGTCGAACATCTTCAGCATGACGCTTTCAAAGCACCAGATCATGTTGCTGATGACATTGCTATTTTAAGCATACGCCGAATGAATTAA
- the gigB gene encoding STAS domain-containing protein — translation MSTGHVEYASLNGTHIFKLIGEVRAHSCISLDKLLNKIEQQQNVVGAIVDLTETTFIDSTVLGVLAKLGLKLKQVHHIQAVMLSTNPDITTLANSMGLGQVFVILNYCGDPSVCTLELTEEHVTHSAMLNTVLDAHKTLMRLNENNQNMFEPLVKQLQKEQECLSLDSQKQNA, via the coding sequence ATGTCAACAGGTCATGTTGAATATGCAAGTTTGAACGGAACGCATATTTTCAAGCTTATTGGCGAAGTGCGCGCTCACTCTTGTATAAGTTTAGACAAGTTACTCAACAAAATTGAACAGCAACAGAATGTTGTCGGTGCAATTGTTGATTTAACTGAAACTACATTTATTGACAGCACGGTCTTGGGTGTACTTGCAAAACTAGGTCTTAAGCTTAAACAAGTTCATCATATTCAAGCTGTTATGCTTTCGACAAATCCAGATATCACCACCTTAGCCAATAGTATGGGGCTAGGTCAGGTATTTGTAATTTTAAATTACTGCGGTGATCCAAGTGTATGCACTTTAGAACTGACTGAAGAGCATGTAACACATAGTGCAATGCTCAATACTGTACTTGATGCACACAAAACATTGATGCGTTTAAATGAAAACAACCAAAATATGTTTGAGCCTCTTGTGAAGCAATTGCAAAAAGAACAAGAGTGCTTATCTCTTGATTCACAAAAACAAAATGCATAA
- a CDS encoding MlaA family lipoprotein, translating to MHYSNYILLGLLTAGACSPVLAQEVQNEPSIQKSSVANTNNQQSTSTIQAIKDLKHITRNDLKVNANAAQPDAVKDPLQPLNRQIFALNDALDRNLLKPIAIQYVAKVPEEVRTPYRQFRKNLGEPWNAVNQLIQGRPTRAAKTLGRFTINTLTTLGFSDPARRLGLTTEEESFGVTLGYYGVPSGPYVMLPFFGPSTFRDGFGLATDRFGRPQKYLLDDQEGIYWSTNLLQAIDARSQILDIEESLKGDKYSMIRDFYLQRKAFQIAEKHGDSADVSFVSDENDNNDQSGDDK from the coding sequence ATGCATTACTCAAATTATATCTTGCTTGGGCTGTTAACCGCTGGGGCATGCTCACCTGTATTAGCACAAGAAGTTCAAAACGAGCCATCTATTCAAAAAAGCTCAGTGGCAAATACCAACAATCAACAATCGACATCGACTATTCAAGCCATAAAAGATTTAAAACATATCACTAGAAATGATTTAAAGGTCAATGCAAACGCTGCTCAACCTGATGCTGTAAAAGATCCTTTACAACCATTAAATAGACAGATCTTTGCTTTAAATGATGCTTTGGATCGTAATTTATTAAAACCTATTGCAATACAATATGTAGCAAAAGTTCCAGAAGAAGTCCGTACCCCTTATCGCCAATTTAGAAAAAATCTAGGTGAACCTTGGAATGCAGTCAACCAATTAATCCAAGGACGACCAACTCGCGCTGCCAAGACATTAGGTCGCTTCACGATTAATACACTTACAACACTAGGTTTTTCTGATCCTGCTCGTCGTTTAGGCCTAACCACTGAAGAGGAAAGTTTTGGCGTCACTTTAGGTTACTACGGTGTACCATCAGGTCCTTATGTGATGCTGCCATTTTTTGGTCCAAGCACATTCCGTGACGGTTTTGGTTTAGCAACAGATCGTTTTGGTCGCCCACAAAAATATTTATTAGATGATCAAGAAGGTATTTATTGGTCTACTAATTTATTACAAGCAATTGATGCTCGCTCACAAATTTTGGATATTGAAGAAAGCTTAAAAGGTGATAAATATTCAATGATCCGTGATTTTTACTTACAACGTAAAGCCTTCCAAATTGCTGAAAAGCATGGAGATTCGGCAGATGTTTCATTTGTAAGTGACGAAAATGACAATAACGATCAATCAGGTGATGACAAATAA